The Ardenticatenales bacterium sequence TCAATCGCGGTTTTTCAGAATGGCAGACCATGTTTTGGGATAGCCGCGTGGCAATTGCAGCCGATGGCTCCTTTATCTCTCCGGCTAGCGCCAATCTCCCCTACGACTTGAACAATCTATTAGCCGTGCAGGCCATGTTCCCTGTCACTTCCGACAGCGAAATGCGTGGCGTTTTGGGCGACGAAGATGTATGGGGAGAGGCGAACGAATTGGCGCATATTGATAGCAACGATCTGCCTGAGATCTGGAGCACAATCATGCGCCGGTTGTTACATTATCCCGAATACGCGATGATGTTCGCAGCCGCATATCCAGACGTGCCATTAGAGCAACTGGGGTTTGAGCACGCAGCAAATGCGATTGCCGCGTTTGAGATCTACGCCTTTACCATGCCGGACAGTCCCTGGGATCGTTACCTGCGCGGGGATAAGAGTGCGCTTACCGAGCTGGCAAAACAAGGCGCGGTGTTGTTCTACGGCAAGGCAGGATGTGTTCGCTGCCATAGCGGAACGCTATTCACCGATCAGCAACACCATAATCTCGCGGTTCCGCAGATCGGCCCCGGAAAAGGAGCGAGCGCGCCGCTGGACTACGGCCTGATGCTACTGACGGGTAACGAAGCGGACAAATTCGCGTTCCGCACGCCTCCGTTGCGGAATGTCACCGTAACCAGCCCCTGGATGCACAATGGCGCATTCAACTCCCTGGAAGCAGTCATCGCTCACCATCTCGATCCACGAACGAGCCTGTACAACTACGATCCCCAGATACACTTAAGGGCCGAACTGAGACCCT is a genomic window containing:
- a CDS encoding cytochrome-c peroxidase, which produces MKAKTYLIAIFFTILFSIWGLAGCTNNPGDQLQAMIAAYKLTPIEPAPYQEPALISLGQMLYFDKVLSGNRDISCATCHHPLENSADNLALSIGTGGFGLGKNRQPGRDRPFIPRNAPDIFNRGFSEWQTMFWDSRVAIAADGSFISPASANLPYDLNNLLAVQAMFPVTSDSEMRGVLGDEDVWGEANELAHIDSNDLPEIWSTIMRRLLHYPEYAMMFAAAYPDVPLEQLGFEHAANAIAAFEIYAFTMPDSPWDRYLRGDKSALTELAKQGAVLFYGKAGCVRCHSGTLFTDQQHHNLAVPQIGPGKGASAPLDYGLMLLTGNEADKFAFRTPPLRNVTVTSPWMHNGAFNSLEAVIAHHLDPRTSLYNYDPQIHLRAELRPSFQNSPAIFEELLADTDQKLQLAKPLSAEDIEALMAFLDALTDPRVNDLYRLVPHSVPSGLPVLENLIVSPTG